One segment of Paenibacillus pabuli DNA contains the following:
- a CDS encoding ABC transporter substrate-binding protein has protein sequence MKKKFWMSLMMVASMIVAAGCGNNSNTGTESEGSSTTASEGTAEKSYRIAISQIVEHPSLDATREGFIAALKEAGIEENKNLTIDYNNAQGDSTNNLSIAQKIAGDSKNDLVLGIATPSALALAQQVKEKPLLFAAVTDPLGAKLVSNLDKPGGNVTGASDTNPEAIVQLADFIAKYMTDIKTVGLVINEGEPNAVVMADNAEKALATHGIKLVKAPVTNTSEVKQATDSLVGKVDAFYITLDNSVVSAVDTIIQTANSNKIPFFSSDRDTVEKGAFATVGFKYYDHGYQVGEMAADILKNGTKPGDMKVTVPDKLDLILNLKAAEAQGITVTDEMKAEVQDQDNNIIQ, from the coding sequence ATGAAAAAGAAATTCTGGATGTCACTGATGATGGTTGCCTCAATGATTGTAGCAGCAGGTTGCGGAAATAACAGCAATACGGGTACGGAATCCGAAGGATCCAGTACTACAGCAAGTGAAGGTACTGCAGAGAAATCCTATCGCATTGCCATTTCGCAAATCGTGGAACATCCATCCCTGGATGCCACACGTGAAGGGTTTATTGCGGCACTGAAGGAAGCGGGAATCGAAGAAAACAAAAACCTGACCATTGACTACAACAATGCACAAGGTGATTCAACCAACAACCTGTCCATTGCCCAAAAAATCGCAGGTGATTCGAAGAATGACCTGGTGCTCGGGATTGCTACCCCATCTGCACTGGCTCTGGCTCAGCAGGTCAAAGAAAAGCCATTGCTCTTCGCAGCGGTGACGGACCCGCTTGGTGCAAAATTGGTTAGTAACCTGGACAAGCCAGGCGGTAACGTAACCGGTGCATCGGATACGAATCCGGAGGCGATCGTTCAATTGGCTGATTTTATCGCGAAGTATATGACGGACATCAAAACCGTTGGTTTGGTCATTAACGAGGGTGAGCCGAATGCCGTTGTTATGGCAGACAATGCGGAAAAGGCACTGGCGACACATGGTATCAAGCTGGTTAAAGCCCCAGTTACGAATACATCTGAAGTTAAACAGGCAACGGACTCTCTGGTAGGCAAAGTCGATGCCTTCTACATCACACTCGACAACTCGGTTGTCAGCGCGGTGGATACGATCATTCAGACAGCAAACAGCAACAAAATTCCGTTCTTCTCCAGTGACCGGGATACAGTAGAAAAAGGTGCTTTTGCTACCGTAGGTTTCAAATACTATGACCACGGATATCAAGTGGGCGAAATGGCTGCGGATATTCTGAAAAATGGTACGAAGCCTGGCGATATGAAAGTAACGGTTCCGGACAAGCTCGATCTGATCCTGAATCTTAAAGCGGCTGAAGCTCAAGGCATCACGGTTACGGACGAGATGAAGGCTGAAGTGCAGGACCAGGACAACAACATTATTCAATAA
- a CDS encoding helix-turn-helix transcriptional regulator, with translation MKREDEMTTRERILFMLKRQGTMTAREMTAELGLTGMAIRRHLTALEQDGLIEVREARATAGRPSSVYHLTARGDGFFPKSYPSLTLELLEELTESAGEGIVDTLFESRRDKLLRSKLPQMEGQDLAGRVEELARIQNANGYMADASREEDGSYVLTELNCPIVQVASVYRQACRCELDLFRSLLQADVERTECYAEGGKKCTYQIREAAGN, from the coding sequence GTGAAGCGTGAAGACGAAATGACGACGCGTGAACGGATTTTGTTCATGCTGAAGCGGCAGGGCACGATGACCGCAAGAGAAATGACGGCCGAACTGGGACTGACCGGGATGGCGATTCGTCGTCATCTGACGGCACTGGAGCAGGACGGACTTATTGAAGTCCGGGAAGCCAGAGCCACAGCTGGACGCCCATCTTCGGTATACCATTTAACCGCACGCGGAGATGGCTTTTTTCCTAAATCCTACCCATCGCTTACACTTGAGTTGCTGGAAGAATTGACGGAGTCGGCCGGTGAAGGAATTGTAGACACGTTGTTCGAGAGCCGGCGGGATAAGCTGCTCCGCAGCAAATTGCCACAGATGGAGGGCCAGGATCTGGCCGGGCGTGTGGAGGAATTGGCACGAATCCAAAATGCTAATGGCTACATGGCTGACGCGTCGAGAGAAGAAGACGGTTCTTATGTGCTGACAGAGCTGAACTGTCCGATTGTACAGGTAGCGAGCGTATACCGTCAGGCTTGTCGCTGTGAACTGGATCTGTTTCGCTCCTTATTGCAGGCGGATGTCGAGCGCACGGAATGTTACGCTGAAGGTGGCAAGAAATGCACATATCAGATTCGCGAAGCCGCGGGGAATTAG
- a CDS encoding rhodanese-related sulfurtransferase, producing the protein MCNSAYRVLLYYKFVKIEDPETFTQEHLQYCKDLGVKGRILIAAEGINGTVSGTPEQTEQYMKDMHANPLFSDMVFKIDDVEEHAFKKIFVRHKAELVTFRVDEDLDPNVTSGKRLSPKEFHEHLQRDDVIVIDGRNDYEYEIGHFRGAIRPDVESFREFPDWIRENLGDMKDKKIITYCTGGIRCEKLTGFMINEGFQDVAQLEGGIVTYGKDPEVQGRLFDGKCYVFDERISVPINRTDEDIVIASCYHCGTTHDRYINCPTCNLQHVCCEDCEETHNRFCSDACREAAPVHA; encoded by the coding sequence ATGTGTAACAGCGCGTACCGCGTGCTTTTATATTATAAGTTCGTGAAGATTGAAGACCCCGAGACGTTTACCCAAGAACATCTGCAATACTGCAAGGACCTGGGTGTAAAAGGCCGCATTCTGATTGCAGCGGAAGGCATTAACGGCACCGTGTCCGGCACGCCGGAGCAAACGGAGCAATACATGAAGGACATGCATGCCAATCCGCTGTTCAGCGATATGGTGTTCAAGATTGATGACGTGGAAGAGCATGCGTTCAAAAAAATATTCGTTCGTCACAAAGCGGAGCTGGTAACCTTCCGCGTGGACGAAGATCTGGATCCGAACGTGACTAGCGGCAAACGCCTCTCGCCGAAGGAGTTCCATGAGCATTTGCAACGTGATGACGTCATCGTTATCGATGGCCGCAATGACTATGAATACGAAATCGGTCATTTCCGCGGAGCCATTCGTCCGGATGTCGAGTCGTTCCGTGAGTTTCCGGATTGGATTCGGGAGAATCTGGGCGACATGAAGGACAAAAAGATCATTACCTACTGTACTGGCGGCATTCGCTGCGAGAAGCTGACCGGTTTCATGATCAATGAAGGGTTCCAGGACGTGGCTCAACTGGAAGGCGGCATCGTGACCTACGGTAAGGACCCTGAGGTACAAGGCCGTCTGTTCGATGGCAAATGCTATGTGTTTGACGAACGCATCTCTGTGCCAATTAACCGGACAGATGAAGATATCGTCATTGCCAGCTGTTATCACTGTGGAACGACACATGACCGATATATTAATTGTCCAACCTGCAACCTGCAGCATGTGTGCTGTGAGGATTGCGAAGAGACGCATAACCGCTTTTGCTCGGATGCCTGCCGGGAGGCAGCACCGGTACACGCTTAA
- a CDS encoding InlB B-repeat-containing protein, with the protein MSLTLLKKVSLMWLVFLIGLSGLWNNFGMIQKVNAAAAEPYLGEIRLFPYNATPTGWMPAKGQTMSVTQNSDLFSLLGRKFGGDGVKTFALPNLSGAAPDGMGYYIAITGIFPSREEGVGGNARSALGEVRLFPYQFTPQGWLAANGQEVSTSTYSDLYSMIGTSYGGNGSTTFKLPSLPKTDDNIIYAISTDPTSRAENGTGIEYVGEIIPMLVTLTTNNWVLANGSTLPTNSNQPLFSLLGTKFGGDGQVSFKVPNLNSNQSALVYYVANAGVFPTLDFGQLPEAIDDTYTTNQNSALVVPAPGVLANDRDASTAILRSGPMYGTLVMNADGSFTYTPSANYVGTDSFTYSAYNEWGTSVPVAVSITVEQTTAPIISGVVESTVYNQAVTPSFNSGTALLNGAAFTSGTTVTADGDYTLAVTNSIGTTTIHFTVDTHPPVVTGVTQNGVYNVSPVISFNEGTATLNGSPFNNGDTVQTEGEHVLIVTDRAGNTTTIQFSFYTPRTIHFDSNGGSDVPEQHVNYGDQSAKPADPTKAGHTFAGWFTDSGLSQAFDFNNTAVTTDLTLYAKWTINSYTVNFDSNGGTAVDDQSVQYGELATAPVDPTLAGHTFAGWFTDSGLSQRFDFDNRAVTGDLTLYAKWTINSYTVNFDSNGGTAVDDQSVQYGKLATAPVDPTLAGHIFAGWFTDSRLSQAFDFDNTVVTGDITLYAKWTADKYTISFNSLGGSTVADVTVEHGDKLTAPPSPSRSGYTFVGWYADSELKTPFDFDQTEILSDLTLYAKWNVIPSPPSGGNGNNSGGSGSQNSNGSSGNSSPSNTINSTNGRLTLAAGQAGQVSLGDGITLTIPAGAMNQELKITIDPVKDSSDLLTNQAQLLSPVYELLKNVPQNFDKSVTLKMAFDGSGLRSNQWAELFYFDEQDKTWHSAGESSMEGKKIQVHVDHFTKFAVFAVDQPNVPAEGALNDIQGHWAEELIQQAVREGIVKGYADGSFKPNASVTRAEFTVMLMNKLQNDSTEAPLTFTDRSSIGAWAQTAVARAVQAGIIQGDSSGAFHPNDAVTRAEMAVMVANALQLKAESGTSSTFADDEQIPVWARAAVAGMQKSGLLNGKGFNIFAPRDNTTRAEAVKLLLSMQK; encoded by the coding sequence GTGAGTTTAACGCTGTTAAAAAAAGTAAGTCTCATGTGGTTGGTATTTCTAATCGGACTCAGTGGTCTTTGGAATAACTTCGGCATGATACAAAAGGTGAACGCCGCAGCGGCGGAGCCCTATCTTGGTGAGATCAGATTATTTCCGTACAATGCAACACCTACAGGATGGATGCCAGCCAAAGGACAGACCATGTCAGTCACTCAAAATTCCGATCTTTTCTCACTGCTTGGACGTAAATTTGGGGGCGATGGAGTAAAAACATTTGCATTACCTAATCTATCCGGTGCTGCACCTGATGGCATGGGCTATTATATAGCCATAACCGGAATTTTCCCTTCCCGTGAAGAGGGCGTGGGAGGTAATGCGAGGTCCGCCCTTGGAGAAGTCCGTCTGTTTCCGTATCAGTTTACCCCCCAGGGATGGTTAGCAGCGAATGGTCAAGAGGTCTCCACATCCACCTACAGTGATTTATATTCGATGATAGGGACGTCCTATGGTGGAAACGGAAGTACAACATTCAAACTACCGAGTTTACCCAAAACAGATGATAATATCATCTATGCAATTTCCACTGATCCAACCAGCCGTGCTGAGAATGGAACAGGTATCGAGTATGTAGGCGAGATTATCCCCATGCTGGTTACTCTCACGACGAATAATTGGGTATTAGCTAATGGCTCGACACTCCCTACCAACAGTAACCAACCTTTATTCAGCCTATTGGGCACCAAGTTTGGTGGTGATGGCCAGGTGAGTTTTAAAGTACCTAATCTCAACAGCAACCAATCCGCTTTGGTTTATTACGTTGCGAACGCAGGAGTATTCCCCACTCTGGACTTCGGACAGCTTCCGGAAGCAATCGATGATACCTATACTACCAATCAAAACTCCGCTTTGGTTGTTCCTGCACCAGGCGTGCTAGCCAATGATAGGGATGCTTCTACTGCTATTTTGAGAAGTGGGCCGATGTACGGAACACTCGTTATGAATGCCGACGGTTCGTTTACTTATACTCCGAGTGCCAATTATGTGGGAACCGACAGTTTCACTTATAGTGCTTACAATGAATGGGGCACCAGTGTTCCAGTGGCAGTTTCCATAACCGTTGAGCAAACTACAGCTCCAATCATTAGCGGTGTAGTCGAGAGCACTGTATACAATCAAGCGGTCACACCTAGCTTTAATAGTGGTACGGCCCTGCTGAATGGCGCTGCATTTACAAGTGGCACTACCGTCACGGCAGATGGTGATTATACCCTGGCCGTTACCAATAGCATTGGTACAACAACGATTCACTTTACGGTAGATACCCATCCCCCTGTTGTCACAGGCGTGACCCAGAACGGCGTCTATAACGTTAGTCCCGTGATCAGCTTTAATGAAGGAACTGCAACCCTCAATGGTTCCCCATTCAATAATGGAGATACAGTCCAAACTGAAGGAGAACATGTACTGATTGTTACTGATCGTGCAGGCAACACGACGACGATTCAATTTAGTTTTTATACGCCACGGACGATCCATTTTGACAGTAATGGCGGTTCAGATGTGCCTGAACAACACGTGAATTACGGTGACCAATCTGCCAAACCTGCCGATCCAACCAAAGCTGGGCACACTTTCGCTGGATGGTTCACCGATTCAGGTTTGAGTCAGGCCTTCGACTTTAACAACACAGCCGTAACTACCGATCTTACCTTGTATGCAAAATGGACGATCAATTCCTACACCGTTAACTTCGATTCTAATGGTGGTACGGCGGTTGATGATCAGTCTGTTCAATACGGAGAGTTAGCGACAGCTCCGGTCGATCCAACCCTAGCTGGACACACCTTCGCTGGATGGTTCACCGATTCAGGTTTGAGTCAGCGTTTCGACTTTGATAATAGAGCCGTAACTGGCGATCTTACCCTGTATGCAAAATGGACGATTAACTCCTACACCGTTAACTTTGACTCTAACGGCGGTACAGCGGTCGATGATCAGTCTGTTCAATACGGGAAGTTAGCGACAGCTCCGGTCGATCCAACCCTAGCTGGACACATCTTCGCTGGATGGTTCACCGATTCACGTTTGAGTCAGGCTTTTGACTTTGACAACACAGTCGTAACAGGTGATATCACCCTGTATGCAAAATGGACAGCCGACAAATACACCATCTCCTTCAATTCGCTTGGAGGATCTACCGTAGCTGATGTAACGGTTGAGCACGGGGATAAGCTTACAGCTCCACCTTCACCAAGCCGTTCAGGCTACACGTTTGTCGGATGGTATGCCGATTCTGAGTTGAAGACGCCGTTCGACTTTGATCAAACGGAGATTCTTTCCGATCTAACCTTATATGCAAAATGGAACGTGATTCCTTCTCCACCATCAGGCGGCAATGGCAATAACAGTGGTGGCTCCGGTAGCCAGAATAGTAACGGATCGAGTGGTAATTCCTCGCCATCTAATACGATAAACTCAACTAATGGTCGTTTAACGCTGGCAGCGGGGCAGGCAGGGCAAGTAAGTTTGGGCGATGGCATCACGTTAACCATTCCTGCCGGGGCGATGAATCAGGAACTGAAGATCACCATTGATCCGGTTAAAGATTCATCTGATCTGCTGACCAACCAGGCCCAACTGCTGAGCCCGGTATATGAACTTCTCAAAAATGTCCCACAGAATTTCGATAAATCCGTAACATTGAAGATGGCCTTCGATGGATCAGGCTTGCGAAGCAATCAGTGGGCTGAACTATTCTATTTTGATGAACAAGATAAAACGTGGCATTCCGCTGGAGAATCCTCTATGGAGGGGAAAAAGATCCAGGTGCACGTAGATCATTTCACCAAATTTGCTGTATTCGCGGTTGATCAGCCCAATGTTCCAGCAGAAGGGGCGTTAAACGATATACAAGGTCACTGGGCAGAAGAGCTCATTCAACAGGCCGTCCGTGAAGGCATCGTGAAGGGATATGCGGATGGATCGTTCAAACCAAACGCATCCGTTACACGTGCCGAATTCACAGTGATGCTGATGAACAAGCTGCAAAACGATTCCACAGAAGCTCCTTTAACTTTTACCGACCGCTCAAGCATAGGTGCCTGGGCACAGACTGCCGTAGCGCGCGCCGTGCAAGCAGGGATCATTCAGGGAGACTCAAGTGGCGCCTTCCATCCAAATGATGCCGTAACCCGTGCGGAGATGGCTGTCATGGTAGCGAATGCACTGCAATTGAAAGCAGAGTCTGGCACCAGCTCAACCTTTGCAGACGACGAACAGATTCCTGTGTGGGCGAGAGCTGCGGTTGCCGGAATGCAAAAGTCCGGGTTGTTGAACGGTAAAGGATTCAACATCTTTGCTCCAAGAGATAACACGACGCGTGCCGAAGCAGTGAAGCTGCTGCTGAGTATGCAAAAATAA
- a CDS encoding TetR/AcrR family transcriptional regulator → MSKERILDAARTEVIRGGFRFSMNDLSKQLGMSTKTVYEFFSSKEDLLKDLLDASLAEIVQKEQQLMSNSSLSIPSKLRQALVMLPDDLGMFDLQRLSELQRYYPAVWSQLDRFIASHWDEIRQLIHTGQASGELRSFDTDVFVQVYIGGLYRLMEQPAKGSWNGSTLSAALQEMVDMLLEGVLPKEGP, encoded by the coding sequence ATGAGCAAAGAACGCATTCTTGATGCTGCCCGTACTGAAGTAATCCGCGGTGGCTTTCGCTTCAGCATGAATGACTTGTCCAAACAACTTGGTATGAGCACCAAGACGGTATACGAGTTCTTTTCTTCCAAGGAGGACTTGCTCAAGGATTTACTCGATGCCTCACTGGCCGAGATCGTTCAGAAAGAGCAACAGCTTATGAGTAATAGTTCGCTCTCTATTCCATCCAAGTTAAGACAAGCCCTTGTCATGCTGCCTGATGATCTAGGCATGTTTGATCTTCAGCGTTTGTCTGAATTACAGCGTTATTACCCCGCTGTCTGGAGCCAATTAGATCGGTTTATAGCGAGTCATTGGGATGAGATCAGACAATTGATACATACAGGACAAGCATCTGGTGAACTGCGTTCATTTGATACCGACGTTTTTGTACAAGTCTATATTGGCGGCTTATACAGGTTAATGGAACAGCCTGCAAAGGGTTCATGGAATGGTAGCACCTTATCGGCAGCACTGCAGGAGATGGTCGATATGTTGCTGGAAGGCGTTCTTCCAAAGGAGGGACCATAA
- a CDS encoding DMT family transporter, with amino-acid sequence MAWLWLSVAVLFEVAGTISMKMSEGLSKPGLAVLMGIFYLISFGVMSLALKDIPVSIAYAIWSGAGITILAVVGLFSFQEPMTWLKAGSLLLIILGVAGLRMGSPEAKVPKNESIHQVADYPSSVLAWDVSLHRGAESKPTKEE; translated from the coding sequence ATGGCTTGGTTATGGCTCTCTGTAGCCGTTTTATTTGAAGTGGCCGGGACGATTTCCATGAAAATGTCTGAAGGATTAAGCAAACCTGGACTCGCAGTGCTTATGGGTATTTTTTATCTCATTAGTTTTGGGGTCATGAGTCTCGCGCTCAAAGATATTCCGGTTAGTATCGCCTATGCCATATGGTCCGGAGCTGGGATCACCATTCTGGCTGTGGTTGGGCTATTCTCGTTTCAGGAACCGATGACTTGGCTGAAGGCAGGATCACTGCTGCTTATTATTCTCGGTGTGGCTGGATTACGCATGGGAAGCCCTGAAGCGAAAGTACCCAAGAACGAATCTATCCACCAGGTAGCAGATTATCCATCTTCCGTGTTGGCATGGGATGTCTCCCTACATCGTGGTGCTGAATCAAAACCGACTAAGGAGGAATGA
- a CDS encoding YvaD family protein yields the protein MSRSLKTFFLLTDIGFLLYWAVTWGAWIPKEYLYQDYTNPLLVAWNLSFLPLDLLISATGFYSLFLLHCSDQRWRLVALISLVLTFCSGLQAIAFWSFRGELDWGWWVPNLYLMIYPLFYIPMLLRKEQRISTISKNA from the coding sequence TTGAGTCGTTCGTTAAAAACCTTTTTTCTGCTCACGGATATCGGCTTTCTTCTATATTGGGCGGTGACTTGGGGAGCGTGGATTCCAAAGGAATACTTATATCAGGACTATACCAACCCTCTGCTGGTCGCATGGAACCTGTCGTTTCTGCCGCTTGATCTGCTTATCTCGGCTACAGGATTCTACAGCCTGTTCCTTCTTCACTGTTCGGATCAACGTTGGCGGCTGGTTGCGCTTATCTCCCTCGTGCTGACCTTCTGTTCCGGGCTTCAAGCTATTGCCTTCTGGTCATTCCGTGGAGAGCTCGATTGGGGCTGGTGGGTTCCCAACCTCTACTTGATGATCTATCCGTTATTCTATATACCGATGCTTCTCCGTAAGGAACAGCGTATTTCTACGATTTCAAAAAATGCATAA
- a CDS encoding sensor histidine kinase — protein sequence MRVSIKLKFSVFLAALLILTVVVLSSLVLRGIERNQQSQIEGILSQQTRLVNLNVRQSYYTEAIRLETDAFLKQNGRRLAQELANSTGLPIALYDMNGTQVGSSITPGESLEIQETLNYALQNKIAYREQGDTLLYAAPLDGPDGQMGAIWMQYPVQSYHEFYARILQLFIWAGITVVALSFILGYLFYNRFAVAITKLKKSADSIRKGEYITESPVKRKDELGELGQGIYYMSTSIQQNITDMHAEQQKLQLAIEKLQALEQQQKQYIGNISHEFKTPLTSIMAYVELLDMYRDDPQLLEDASSNIGKETERLYEMVEKVLHLSALEKYDFENQAEDVEVGALLEDACGRMRGKAEKFALRMELDIQPSVIRSDRESLMHIFINLLDNAIKYNVPGGVIRVQSEQRPQTREAVIRIFNSGLPIPEEAREKIFEPFYTVNKDRARKTGGTGLGLSLVKQFVEKQGGTITLLPGDESEEGTTFQLVLPLADSSLQVGNKSE from the coding sequence ATGAGGGTCAGCATCAAGCTGAAATTCAGCGTGTTCTTGGCGGCATTGCTCATTCTGACCGTTGTGGTGCTCAGTTCCCTCGTCCTGCGAGGGATTGAACGCAACCAGCAGTCACAGATCGAGGGTATTCTGTCCCAGCAGACGCGTCTGGTCAATCTCAATGTGCGTCAGTCCTATTACACCGAAGCCATTCGGCTGGAGACGGATGCCTTTCTGAAGCAAAATGGTCGCAGGCTTGCACAGGAACTGGCGAACTCCACAGGTCTGCCGATCGCTCTCTATGACATGAATGGGACACAGGTGGGCTCGTCCATTACACCGGGTGAGAGTCTGGAAATCCAGGAGACGCTGAACTATGCCCTGCAAAATAAAATTGCCTACCGTGAACAGGGCGACACCCTGCTCTATGCAGCACCGCTGGACGGCCCGGATGGTCAGATGGGGGCGATATGGATGCAGTATCCGGTCCAGAGCTACCATGAATTCTATGCACGCATTTTACAGTTGTTCATATGGGCGGGTATTACCGTCGTGGCATTAAGCTTTATTCTCGGGTACCTGTTCTATAATCGCTTCGCGGTCGCGATTACCAAGCTGAAGAAATCGGCGGATTCCATTCGGAAAGGCGAGTACATTACGGAATCCCCTGTAAAACGCAAGGATGAACTGGGCGAGCTGGGACAAGGCATCTATTACATGAGCACGTCCATCCAGCAAAATATTACAGACATGCATGCAGAACAGCAGAAGCTGCAGCTGGCCATTGAGAAGCTCCAGGCACTGGAACAGCAGCAGAAACAATACATCGGCAACATCAGCCATGAATTCAAAACACCGCTAACCTCGATCATGGCCTATGTGGAACTGCTTGATATGTATCGGGATGACCCTCAGCTGCTGGAGGATGCATCCAGCAACATTGGCAAGGAAACGGAACGGTTATATGAGATGGTCGAGAAGGTGCTGCATTTATCGGCATTGGAGAAATATGATTTTGAGAACCAGGCGGAGGATGTAGAGGTGGGTGCGCTGCTGGAGGACGCCTGCGGACGCATGCGAGGCAAAGCCGAGAAGTTTGCGCTTCGTATGGAGCTGGACATTCAGCCTTCCGTTATCCGCAGTGATCGGGAGAGTCTCATGCATATCTTCATCAATCTGCTCGATAATGCGATCAAGTATAACGTGCCTGGCGGCGTCATTCGGGTACAGAGCGAGCAGCGGCCACAGACGCGTGAAGCGGTGATTCGCATCTTCAACTCGGGTCTGCCGATTCCGGAAGAGGCAAGAGAGAAGATCTTTGAACCTTTTTATACCGTCAACAAGGACCGGGCGAGAAAAACAGGCGGAACCGGACTCGGTCTGTCACTCGTGAAGCAATTTGTAGAGAAACAGGGCGGGACGATCACCCTGCTGCCGGGTGATGAGAGTGAGGAAGGAACAACGTTCCAGCTTGTTCTCCCACTCGCCGATTCAAGTTTACAAGTTGGAAACAAGTCTGAATAA
- a CDS encoding response regulator transcription factor, giving the protein MTKKVLVVDDESSIVSAIAYALRREGYEVETASDGEEALVKVASFHPQVMILDVMMPRLDGYGVCRRLEDREDIGIILLTVKNDIVDKIVGLEMGADDYMTKPFEIRELLARVKALMRRVEKSSPPADEQKNQAILNGDLRIHVAHRTVTVKGEKLDLTPKEFDLLTILMSNPERVYTRDDLLDRVWGMEYAGGTRTVDIHIQRLRKKIGDTDQQKLQTVYGIGYKAPAPEPGGSA; this is encoded by the coding sequence ATGACTAAAAAAGTGCTTGTGGTAGATGACGAGTCAAGTATCGTCAGTGCCATTGCTTATGCGCTCCGGCGCGAAGGATATGAAGTGGAGACTGCAAGTGATGGCGAGGAGGCACTGGTCAAGGTGGCGTCCTTCCATCCGCAGGTGATGATACTGGACGTCATGATGCCGAGGCTCGATGGATACGGTGTGTGCCGCAGGTTGGAGGACCGGGAGGATATCGGGATTATTCTGCTGACCGTGAAAAATGACATCGTGGACAAAATTGTCGGCCTGGAAATGGGCGCAGATGATTACATGACCAAGCCGTTTGAAATCCGTGAGCTGCTCGCCCGGGTGAAGGCGCTCATGCGCCGGGTGGAGAAAAGTAGCCCGCCGGCAGACGAGCAGAAGAACCAGGCTATCTTGAATGGTGACTTGCGTATTCATGTGGCTCATCGGACGGTGACGGTGAAGGGAGAGAAGCTGGATCTGACGCCCAAGGAATTTGATCTGCTCACCATCCTGATGTCCAATCCGGAGCGGGTGTACACACGGGATGATCTGTTGGATCGGGTGTGGGGCATGGAATATGCAGGAGGCACACGCACGGTGGACATTCATATTCAGCGTTTGCGCAAAAAAATCGGTGATACGGATCAGCAAAAGCTGCAGACCGTATACGGCATTGGCTACAAGGCGCCAGCCCCTGAACCGGGCGGTTCGGCATGA